The following DNA comes from Quercus robur chromosome 1, dhQueRobu3.1, whole genome shotgun sequence.
ggtgatgccctttggactCAAAAATGCTGgagcaacataccaaaggctaatgaacaagatgtttgcacGTCAGATTGGCAGGAACGTTCAGGTTTATGTTGACGACATGTTGGTTAAAAGCGTGCACGAAGAAGATCACCTAGATGACCTCAGAGAAACATTCGATACACTTCGATCGTTCAATATGAAGCTGAATCCGAACAAGTGTGCGTTCGGAGTAACTGCGGGAAAATTCTTGGGTTACATGGTatcccaaagaggaatagaggTCAACCCGGAGAAAGTACAGGTGATAATGGAATTGGAACTACCAAGGACGGTCAAGGAGGTCCAAAGTTTAAATGGGAAGATCGCAGCactaaacaggttcgtctcaaGGGCGACGGATAAGTGTTTGCCATTCTTCCGAACTCTGAGAAAGTCATTTGAGTGGACGGATGAATGCCAAATGGCTTTCAACGACTTGAAGTCGTATCTATCGTCTCCACCGCTGCTCAGTCCGTCCATACACGAAGAGGAACTCTACCTTTATTTGGCAGTCTCGAGTGCCGCTGTAAGCGCAGCCTTGGTAAGGGAAGAGGACGATATACAGAAACCCGTCTACTTTACCAGCCGTGCGCTCCGAGGAGCAGAAGAGAGGTACCCTCAGTTGGAGAAGTTGGCTTTCATGTTAGTAATTACTGCGCGGAGACTTAAGCCATACTTCCAGGCGCATACAATCATTGTCTTAACGGACAAGCCGCTGAGAAAAGCCATGCATAGCCCAGAAGCAGTAGGAAGGATGGCTTTATGGGCGATAGAGCTAAGCGAATTCGACATCCAGTACCGCCTGCGAACAGCCATAAAAGGACAGGCAGTAGCTGACTTCATCGCCGAGTTCACACTCGGGGAGGACCAGTTGGTAAAAGAGAAGGAACAGTGGAGTATCCACATAGACGGATCCTCAAACAGACGAGCCGTAGGAGCCGGAGTAGTGATAAAAACTCCACAGGGGGACACGATACAGTGCATGATCAGACTGGATTTCCCAACAACAAACAACGAGGCAGAGTATGAAGCCCTGGTCGCGGGGCTAGACCTTGCGAATGCTGCGGGTGCAAAAAGCATAATTGTCCACTGCGATTCACAAGTGGTCACAAGTCAGATCAATGGCAACTACAAGTGCAAGAACGATAGAATAAAGAGATATCTGGAAGAAGTGAGGTACCGAATCAACAGCCTCGAAGTCGAATTCATTCAGGTCCCAAGAGAAGAGAACGAATGGGTTGACCAACTAGCAAAAGCTGCATCAGCCGAATTCATGCTGGTTCCCGAACAGGTATTATCATTAGTCCAAATATCTTCACTTATCGATGACGGGACAAATATACAGGTGGTGAACTCTGAACATAACTGGACCACGCGATTGATCTCCTACCTAAGGGACGGGGTGTTACCAGAGGAAAAGGGTGCTGCAAGGAAGCTAAAGGTCCAGGTGTCACGATTCGTGCTGATGAAGGATGTCCTATACAAAAGGGGTTTCTCTCGACCGTACCTAAGGTGTTTGTGCCAAGAAGAAGCAGACTATGTGATGAAAGAAGTACATGAGggtatctgcggaaaccactcaggcgCACGATCACTGGTACACAAGCTGATTCGAGCAGGATACTACTGGCCTACAATGATGAAGGATGCGCAAGCTTATGTCCAGTCTtgtgacaaatgccagaggttcaacAATTTCATAAGGCAACCGTCCGAAGAGCTGACACCTATGACGGCTCTgtggccgttcgcgcaatgaGGACTTGATATTATGGGTCCGTTTCCGACTTCTATCCGGCAGCTGAAATTCTTAGTCGTTggcatagactacttcactaaataGGTTGAGGCAGAAGCTTTAGCCACCATCACGGAGAAAAACATCCGAAGCTTTGTTTGGAGAAATATCATATGCAGGTATGGGATACCCAAGGTGTTGGTCTCTGACAACGAAAAGCAGTTCGACAACAGCATGTTCAGAGACTTCTGCGCGGAGctagggatcaagaatcactactcatcacccgcaCACCCACAGGCAAACGGGCAAGTTGAGGTCACGAACAGGTCCCTACTCAAGATAATTAAGACCCGTCTCGAGAGGGCAAAGGATACCTGGCCAGACGAACTACCAAGCGTCCTATGGGTATACCGAACCACAGCAAGAACACCTACTGGAGAAACCCCATTCCGACTCGCATATGGAACCGAAGCTGTCATTCCCGCAGAAGTGGGGCTCACGAGTTACCGGGTGGAGAGCTACGACGAGGATACGAACAAAGTGGGTATGCGCCTCCAGCTTGATCTACTGGACGAAGTTAGGACAACAGCAGAACAAAGGTTGGCGCGCTATCAGGATCTCATGGCAAAACACTACAACAACAAAGTGAGGCACGGGGACTTCCAGGTCGGGGACCTCGTACTACGGAAAGTAATGGGTATCGCCAGAGATCCTTCGcaaggaaaactcggccccaacttggaaggaccctacaggatcGCGTCATGGCAAAGGAAGGGAACCTACCACCTCGAAACGATGGACGGACGAAAGCTACAGCACCCTTGGAACACGGAGCATCTtcggaaatactaccagtagaggAAAATATGGGGATCCGGCGatttccaaaatttattttattctattcttTTAGCTACAATTTActagtttttcatttttacttttgttacaatctttttgtgcctttttaaACCCAAGGGGGCAGGTACTTTTTCTACAAACgcattttctttaaagaagaaTATTCAGACACGACTTTGATTTTTCACATGGATGTTTATTACGAATGTATATCATACAGGCAACAaaatccacaaagtggacggatcaccaaaacgGTGAAATTATgagtccacaaaatggacggatcactaaAGTGATGGTTAAactgtccacaaagtggacggatcaccaaagcggtgaacataattacaagtccacaaagtggacggatcactaaggtgatgaaaaactgtcctcaaagtggacggatcaccaaaacggtgaacataattacaagtccacaaagtagacggatcactaaggtgatgaaaaactgtcctcaaagtggacggatcactaaggtgatgaaaaactgtcctcaaagtggacggatcactaatgtgatgaaaaaattgtccacaaagtggacggatcaccaaagcggtgaacaaaattacaagtcCATATAGTGGACGGATCCCTAAGGTGATGAAAACAGTccaaaagtggacggatcactaagttCATTAAAAAACTGTCCagaaagtggacggatcaccaaaacggtgaacaaaattacaagtcCAAAAGTGGACGGACTACCAAGATTTTGAGAAGTTGACGGATCATACCTGTCTTCAAGGTAGACAGATCAATCAACACTAAAAATAATAGAACTCCACACTGTGGATAGAGTGAACGTTCGCCAGAAGTACACTCGGATAGACGagtattttcttaaaatctctCCTTCATAAGGAGGACGGATTTTTAAACAAGTTCCGAGCAAAAATagaaagcataaaaataaagtataacattaataagagaataaaaagcCCAGGAGGCAAGTGTTTGATACAAAAAAAAGAGGAcggattgttctcaaaataaattacaaaaagatAAGTAATATCAGTCTACTTTTTTGGGTCGGCAACTTGGGCATCCTTCGACGGGACCGATTCTCCGTCACCCTGAACCGCATCCTCGCCAAAAAGGTCGTCTGTATTCTCTGAAGCGGCGGGCAGAGCAGACGTCTGATCTTGATCATTGACGGTTATCATTGACACATCCAGGTCAGGGTAGGCTTTTTTAAGTTGACGGAGTGCATCgtcgaagccttgaaggaacGATTCCCCCAGCTCTTTCAACAAAGCCTCAAAGTCTCGGTACTCACTGACAGCATCCTCCTTGGCTTGACGGAGCTTTTCCTTCAAGTCCTTTATCTCCTCGTCTTTACCCTTCAAGGCCTTCCTAGCTTCCTTCGTCCTCTGCTCAAGCTCTTTCCTAGTCTTCTCTAACAGGTCGAACTTCTTTTCCATTATCGACTTCCACTTATGAAGTTGACCGAGTTCATCCTCCGTCTGCTCCGCTTTTGCCCGTACACGTTCCAGAGCCGCCTCACGGTTTAGGCACCGATCCATTAAGCCCTCATCATAACCAAGGACTGGAATAAACAAGTTAAAAGGGTGTTAAACAGAAGGCTAAGAAAAGTGGACGGACACAAATTGACGGATAAAAGTTACCTGTGCAACAGCAAACAGACCCGTCTCCCCCATTGCCTCCGTCGAATGATTACCCAGGTCCTCGTAATCCTCTGTGGAAATTATCGACGAAAGTTTCTCCAGCGCAAATTTTGAGTCATCACGGAGAAGAGGAGGAGGCTTCTCCTGGCTGGTGGACGGGGCCTGCATTAATCCCTTGCTGGACCTATGTTTtgctggggtgacggtcttcGCTCCCTCAGCCATCAAGCCCACAACGGGTTCCAAAGGAACCTTCTGCTGCTTATGTGGACGGTCAGACTTGGACGGTTGCTTCCTCTTCGCCGACGACCCCAACCCCTTGGGAACCACAACCTCGCCCGTCTCCTTTTGCTTGACGGCCAGTGATTTTATCAGTGCCCTCCTCTTTGCGTCGTCCATTTCTGTAATATAGGACGGATGAAGCTATCtacataaattaaaaactaCTTTTGAAAAGTAAAAGTTGACGGACTTACGTCTGTGGACTCTTTCGTCGTATATAATGGCTTCACGGGTAGGTTCGAGACTGTCACAATACCAATGTATTGTTTTCGGATTCACCAACTTTTCCCAAGTCCGCTCTTCTGGCTTCGTCTTCTGGAAAATTCTTTCTAGAAAGCCAAACTCTTCCACGCTGACTTgagggcgccgtctacctgcagatAAAGTAGACGGTTAGAGAAAACAGCCAAAGTTGAcgaatataatatattaagtaaAATGTGACGGGTTCATACGAGATGAATGTAATACACCCCatgttgtgtcgacgggcataaATTCTGTCTCCCTAGGATAGCTCATCCATCCGTCACCCTCTATGAAGAAATAGCGACTCTTCCAGTTTCTATTTGAGTCTGGTGTTTCGAAAAGAACCTTCAGCAACGGGCTCCTACTGGCAAAACTGTAAATTCCCCTTGACTTATCAATCTCATCTGGACGGTAGCAATGAAGGAATTCACGCACCGTCAGCCTCCGTTCACCGTCAGTCATTGCACCATAGAGTATCTCCATGGcaatgaagaccctccaggcattTGGGGATATCTGGTTGACGGAAAGACCCAGATACTTTAAAAGCTCTCTATGCAGTCTATTTAGAGGAAATCTAAGCCTCGCCTTCAGCATCTGTTCATACACTCCGACACCTTCCACCCCGTCGTAATAGCATTTCTCTGATACGTAGGGCAGACGGATTGGAATGTAGTCAGGAATCTGAAAGTTGACCCTAAATGTGTTGAAGTGTTTCTCCTTAATGACGGATGTAAATTTgtgcaccgtccactctggtagcatgatgaacttCCTAAGTCCATCAGTATAGACGACGGGTTCCGACGGTAGATCCTCGTTGTCGTCAGATGATTCTTCTACTTCGACCGTCTCCATGTCCTCATTTATTGAGGAGGAAGAGGCAGACGGACTTCTATCTTCGCTAGGACtttcttggtctttatgaccggacgggtatacttcctcgtattccgtcccgtCACGAACCATTGattggttacttgacgcactagacatttcctacaaatGACGGcaaaacctaagactgacggATCTAAGAGTATTGACGGTTGTATTGGTCTGTTTATATATAACtgccaaattcaaaaaacttgCATATAATAATAGCAATACTCACCATTCTTTGAAGTAACTGGGAGTTGATGGTTGTATGATCAACTGTATTGTATGGGCGACGGACTGTTCTGACAAAGATGACGGTTGCGCTCTGACTATGTGTTTTGTCTGTGAAATGAAGAAATGAGGATTGGGAGGTGTAATATATATACCTGAAATGCACgaaagacgaagcgacgcttcgatccgaTAGAAAACCCAATCGAAATGCGACACGTGGCACGTTCATAAATGCTTGGCTATCTGCCTTAAAAATAGTCGCAATCCGTCTCCTCCTAAGAAAACCGTCACTTAAAAATCACATGGATCCGTCCTAAATTTTCTCTATTCGTGAAATCCAAACGATATCTAACCGTCACCCTAAGGGTTCGTCTATATAAGGGTTGACGGACccatagggtgaagggggcagCTGAAGGGGCAAAAATTAGCTCAATGGACTTTCACGACATTGGGCCTAACGGATCCGAGCCCATGGGTCGGCAGTGGTAGAGCCCAGTAGCCTAGAACAGTTCCATACTCTTGGCGCGCACGTATGGTCTCCAAGGGAACTAGAAACCTAGCGCAAGGAACATTCCGGAAAATACGCGCGCTGATCccctctacaaggaaatgtcttgtccatcacgtttgggattactCAAGAGGATTCtcataaggaaaagacttctagtccAAGGAAGAGAAGCCGActttcttctactataaaagctACAATACTCTCGCGAATCAAAGTACGCATAatttttaccctctctagcactctagagttgagaacagTTTTAATTTGAccgtcggagggtatttggtcgaCACCACATCGGTGCCCACGGCGAGATCACtttttcttcttgcaggttgttAGCAGGAGCGAGCGTGGATTGTGTTGCTCACTGGTGATATTACGGCATCATCAGTAGTGAACATCGATCTAATGTGTTCCACTTGCAGGTCATAAAAGCACAAGCAGCTGTGCATCGATGTAGTGCTGTGTTGGACTTAAAGGAAGACACACCACTGCCTTATCCAGTAATGGTTAATGATGAGGCATTTTCTGAACATACAAAGAAAGTTGGAGAATCTCTACTAGGGCAATCcaatcaaatttcaatttttaatgtgTTTAAAAATAGAAGATCTAAAAGTTGATAAATGAAAAGAAGATGTAAAAGTTAGGGTAgatttggtaactgttttttctccttattttctgtttttaaaaacaattttctatttttgagattaaaaaacttgtttggcaacccaaaatagatagaaaataaaaactgttttcaaaatttaatttgtgaaggaaactaaaaacatgcaaaaagctattttcagtttttaattttcaaaaattaatgaaaacacgcatttaatttaatgaatttatcttatttaatgagttagcattagagttcaaatcctagtaacaacatattttagtactttctattttttttt
Coding sequences within:
- the LOC126712693 gene encoding uncharacterized protein LOC126712693, yielding MDESDQEKTSFVTSQGLFCYKVMPFGLKNAGATYQRLMNKMFARQIGRNVQVYVDDMLVKSVHEEDHLDDLRETFDTLRSFNMKLNPNKCAFGVTAGKFLGYMVSQRGIEVNPEKVQVIMELELPRTVKEVQSLNGKIAALNRFVSRATDKCLPFFRTLRKSFEWTDECQMAFNDLKSYLSSPPLLSPSIHEEELYLYLAVSSAAVSAALVREEDDIQKPVYFTSRALRGAEERYPQLEKLAFMLVITARRLKPYFQAHTIIVLTDKPLRKAMHSPEAVGRMALWAIELSEFDIQYRLRTAIKGQAVADFIAEFTLGEDQLVKEKEQWSIHIDGSSNRRAVGAGVVIKTPQGDTIQCMIRLDFPTTNNEAEYEALVAGLDLANAAGAKSIIVHCDSQVVTSQINGNYKCKNDRIKRYLEEVRYRINSLEVEFIQVPREENEWVDQLAKAASAEFMLVPEQVLSLVQISSLIDDGTNIQVVNSEHNWTTRLISYLRDGVLPEEKGAARKLKVQVSRFVLMKDVLYKRGFSRPYLRCLCQEEADYVMKEVHEGICGNHSGARSLVHKLIRAGYYWPTMMKDAQAYVQSCDKCQRYGIPKVLVSDNEKQFDNSMFRDFCAELGIKNHYSSPAHPQANGQVEVTNRSLLKIIKTRLERAKDTWPDELPSVLWVYRTTARTPTGETPFRLAYGTEAVIPAEVGLTSYRVESYDEDTNKVGMRLQLDLLDEVRTTAEQRLARYQDLMAKHYNNKVRHGDFQVGDLVLRKVMGIARDPSQGKLGPNLEGPYRIASWQRKGTYHLETMDGRKLQHPWNTEHLRKYYQ